Part of the Acidobacteriota bacterium genome is shown below.
CAGGCATGAAGGACGCCTGCACGTCCTCGTTAACAACGCGGGCACCCACAAGAACATCCTCACGCCACGCAGGAGGCCAGCCGCCACCAGGGACGGCCTTGAAGTTCATTGGCGAACCAACTATCTCGGGACCTTCCACCTGACGAAACTGCTGCTGCCTTGCCTGAAGAAGAGCGGTCTGGAAAGCGGAGATGCACGGGTGGTCACCGTTTCTTCCCACTTGCACGACAGGATGGAGAACAAAGACCTCTTCAATGACAGCCAGGGTTACAATTCCTGGGATGCGTACGGGTTGTCGAAATTGGCGCTCATTCATTTTTCATTTGAGATCGAAAGACGGTTCGGGAAGGATTACAACCTGATTTCGACGGCGGTGCACCCGGGGTCGGTCTTCACCAACATCACCCGGAGCGCGATACCGGAAGAAATGGTCGGAGTCACCCTGAGCCGCGCCTGTTCCGCACTTGCTTCACTGGTACTGTTTCATCCGAAGCACGGGGCACAGACCGTGGTGATGTGCGCAAGCATGTCGCGGTTGCAGGGGGGAAGCTATTACGAGCACTGCAAGATCGCCGAACCGAGCGATCAATGCAGGCAGGAGTCGGTCTCGAGAGAGTTGTGGGACCGGTCGGCTGACTGGGTCAGGACTCTCGAGAACCCTCGGAGTGAATGACCATGCGGACATTGGAAATTCGCACCGAGCCAGTTGAGATCAATGCACCGATTGACGTCGCCTGGACTGTCCTGACCGAGGTTGACAAGTACAGCCAGTGGAACCCGTTCACGCCGCAGGTCCGAACCGATTTTTCGCTCGGATCTCCCGCGAACCTGCTGGTACGCATGGGGCCGGCAAAGTTCAGAATCACCGAAACCGTATGCGCATTCGAAAAACCTCGGCTTATCGCCTGGAAAAAGAAATTCGGAGCTCCCTGGCTCCTGCACGCGGTGCGGGAACAGCATCTCGAACCTGTCGGAAAGACAAGTTGCAGCTATCACAACACCGATAGATTGACGGGTCTGCTGGCACCCATGGTGTTCGTTTGTTTCGGCGGTTACATGCGTCGGGGCTTCCATGATGTGGCAGAGGGATTGAAAGCCTGGGCGGAAGCACTCGACGCTGAGACCGGAACCAATGGATAATGGAAGACTCAGGGAGTCAGCCCGCGTTTCCCACCATGACCGTGAGTGAATCCGATCTCAACATCACGCTCGGCGTCGAGGAGGAGTTCTTCCTGGTCGACCCCGACACCCGCGACCTGGAGTCCGATCCGAACCCCGGTATCTTCGAGGCGTGCGAACGAAACCGCGGGCCCCACACGGTCGCGCACGAAGCGTTCCGGACGCAGATCGAGACCAGCACCAGGGTGTGCGGGTCGGTGACGGAGGCGTGCGAGGCGGTGCGGGAAACCCGCCGCCTGGTGATCGAGGCTGCCGCCGAGCACGGGGTGGCGGTGATGGCGGCGTCGACCCACCCGTTCGCCGAATGGAAGTCCCAACTGATCACGCCGCGGGAACGCTACCAGCGATTCGTCGTCACCTTTCAGGAGAGCGTGCGACAGCTACTCATCGGCGGCATGCACATCCACGCCGGCTTCGGCGACCCCGACTCGCGGATCCGGGTCATGACGGCCATGCGGCCCTACCTGCCGCTGCTCCACGCGCTATCGACATCCTCGCCGTTCCACGGCGGGCGCGAGACCGGCTTCAAGTCCAACCGCCTGAACATCCTGGGAGTGCTGCCCCGCACCAGTCTGCCGGGCCCGCTGTCGTCGCGGGCGGAGTATGAACGCCTCTTGGCAACCTACCAGCGCATGCGTTTCATCCAGAGCGGCAGCGAGTTGTGGTGGGATATCCGACCCTCCCAAAACTTTCCGACGGTGGAGATACGGATCTGCGA
Proteins encoded:
- a CDS encoding SDR family NAD(P)-dependent oxidoreductase; translation: MPSTLAKAVSHLWRLCTPRPLAERVDLSGRKVIVTGASPRSIGYETARILAGWGAQVVATSLRNVESTESCLKKDLRGMNADESKITVHPLDLSDADSVGGFAAWYRRRHEGRLHVLVNNAGTHKNILTPRRRPAATRDGLEVHWRTNYLGTFHLTKLLLPCLKKSGLESGDARVVTVSSHLHDRMENKDLFNDSQGYNSWDAYGLSKLALIHFSFEIERRFGKDYNLISTAVHPGSVFTNITRSAIPEEMVGVTLSRACSALASLVLFHPKHGAQTVVMCASMSRLQGGSYYEHCKIAEPSDQCRQESVSRELWDRSADWVRTLENPRSE
- a CDS encoding SRPBCC domain-containing protein translates to MEIRTEPVEINAPIDVAWTVLTEVDKYSQWNPFTPQVRTDFSLGSPANLLVRMGPAKFRITETVCAFEKPRLIAWKKKFGAPWLLHAVREQHLEPVGKTSCSYHNTDRLTGLLAPMVFVCFGGYMRRGFHDVAEGLKAWAEALDAETGTNG
- a CDS encoding carboxylate-amine ligase, which gives rise to MEDSGSQPAFPTMTVSESDLNITLGVEEEFFLVDPDTRDLESDPNPGIFEACERNRGPHTVAHEAFRTQIETSTRVCGSVTEACEAVRETRRLVIEAAAEHGVAVMAASTHPFAEWKSQLITPRERYQRFVVTFQESVRQLLIGGMHIHAGFGDPDSRIRVMTAMRPYLPLLHALSTSSPFHGGRETGFKSNRLNILGVLPRTSLPGPLSSRAEYERLLATYQRMRFIQSGSELWWDIRPSQNFPTVEIRICDVCPRLDDVASIVALYASLVRRLSRLDSAGLLPPDPPTEFIAENRWLAQRYGVLAFFGDLYGAEERVDIEDYASRLVEDLAEDAHELGCERELGQVLTIVREGSGADRQLDHFRLRRLEGDTEQEALRAVVDQVVAETREGVGPDA